A window of the Butyricimonas faecalis genome harbors these coding sequences:
- a CDS encoding RNA polymerase sigma factor, translated as MSKQNDTILLKSFNRRNPNAFSIVYRMIYRELYLYATRLFDPLNLPAEDVIQDIFTDIWLRESVQFPSILYIKTFCFIALKNAYKNKIKHQGYQQRFELECKVEKEFTDDIEQVELYHTLYESLKFLPVDYATVIRMYLEGWKPEEIATKLGLALQTVYNKRREAIVILRKYMMK; from the coding sequence ATGTCAAAACAGAACGATACGATCCTTTTGAAATCTTTTAACCGCCGTAACCCGAACGCATTCAGTATCGTTTATCGAATGATATATAGAGAATTATACCTATATGCCACCCGTCTCTTCGACCCTCTGAATCTTCCGGCAGAAGACGTTATCCAAGACATTTTCACCGATATATGGCTTCGGGAATCCGTCCAATTCCCATCCATCCTTTACATCAAAACATTCTGCTTTATCGCCCTGAAAAATGCCTACAAGAACAAAATCAAGCATCAAGGATATCAACAACGCTTCGAATTGGAGTGTAAAGTCGAAAAAGAATTTACAGACGACATCGAGCAAGTGGAACTATACCATACCTTGTACGAATCGCTCAAATTCCTACCCGTCGATTACGCCACGGTCATCCGCATGTACCTCGAAGGTTGGAAACCCGAAGAGATCGCCACGAAGCTGGGCCTCGCCCTCCAAACAGTCTACAACAAACGCCGGGAGGCGATTGTTATTTTACGGAAATATATGATGAAGTAA